In the genome of Oryzias melastigma strain HK-1 linkage group LG19, ASM292280v2, whole genome shotgun sequence, the window TACAGTGTGGTCCATATTGAGCTCTGCTGGAACTGACTGAACAAGGTAGGAACCACCAACAGGAATCATCCCAAAACCACTCCCCatgacttttagtttttttatggcTCTTATCAAGTCGTCCCTGCGAAGCACAAGTTCTGTCATTCAAAAATTCCTACACACGAATGAAGCCTTAATAACCAACAATGAGATTAAAATGCTTTGACTATAGGAAATCTTAGCACAACTTACTGGCTCACATCTTGAGCATATTTACCGCGTCCCTTCAAAACTCGCTGATGAAGCTCATCTAAAGTTATGAGTCCTGTAAGAACATAGAGATTCAAATTTAACAGCTACAATATTCTGCAATCATGAGGCAGTGGATGTTGATATAATGGACACCAGATATATGCCTGCTTTTGCTTCACTGTTGAGAATGGAAATAATAGTTTATGCAAAAGAGTTACAAACCTCcatttctgtgcttcagagccaGGCAGACTTCAATGATTTGTACACCGAGCTCATAATAGAAATCCCCAACACCAAGCATCTCCGACCAGAATCCTTTTCCAGCTGTGAAGAAAAAGGGGAAACATTTCAATTATgttgacagttaaaaaaaaacacaagcttgTATTTCAAAAATTGAACACTGATTTCTGCTCAATTTGGTTAAAGTTGGTTAAAACTGGACAGTTAGTTACAGGCAAGTGGGTCGACACCAATGGTGGCACACATTTCCTGAAACTGGACCCTGAACTGGGAGTTCTTGCGAATCTCTTGTTTATGTTTGCTGGCAAACTCCTCCAGGTTGGACTTGAAGGTCTCCAACTGTTTAGACAtctaacagaaaaacacaaacctgtTAGATGAATGAGTGGGGGGTTTATCGTACATTTTCATACAGaaataatagtaattaaaaaaacatacaagcaCGATCTCAAATTTAATTGTAAAGCCATCACTGATATAATATCATTTTAACTACAAAATTCTAAATCTGACAGCCcatgtaaaaaattaacaacaaGGATTAGAATACTCATCTACAGTAATATTAAGCCAAATTATTGTGTTTATATCATATCAcataaatgaacagaaaaatattcTGACTATTTTTAGAAGCAACagcataaatgtatttattt includes:
- the snf8 gene encoding vacuolar-sorting protein SNF8 yields the protein MRRGVGAGAIAKKKLAEAKYKERGTVLAEDQIVQMSKQLETFKSNLEEFASKHKQEIRKNSQFRVQFQEMCATIGVDPLASGKGFWSEMLGVGDFYYELGVQIIEVCLALKHRNGGLITLDELHQRVLKGRGKYAQDVSQDDLIRAIKKLKVMGSGFGMIPVGGSYLVQSVPAELNMDHTVVLQQAEKKGYVTVSEIKDVLKWEKERACHVLDHLLKEGLAWLDSQAAGEPQYWLPALFSELSSRDVTPEEVNQMTP